A stretch of Rhea pennata isolate bPtePen1 unplaced genomic scaffold, bPtePen1.pri scaffold_32, whole genome shotgun sequence DNA encodes these proteins:
- the LOC134154646 gene encoding olfactory receptor 14A16-like, with amino-acid sequence MSNSSSLSEFLLLLYADTRELQLLHFSLFLGIYLAALLGNGLIITAVACDHCLHTPMYFFLLNLSILDLGSISTTVPKSMANSLRNTRSISYLGCAAQVFLVFFLFSAEYSLLTVMAYDRYVAICQPLHYGILMDSRACVRMAAAAWASGFLNALLHTRNAFSLPLCQGNTVDQFFCEISQILKLSCADSYLREVELLGIISCLILGCFIFIVLSYVQIFRAVLRIPSEQGRHKAFSMCLPHLAVVSLFLSTIMFAYLKPPSISSPVLDLVLAVLYAVVPPTVNPLIYSMRNKELQQAARKLIQMVLVQQQ; translated from the coding sequence atgtccaacagcagctccctcagtgagttcctcctcctgctgtaCGCTGACacccgggagctgcagctcttgcacttctccctcttcctgggcatctacctggctgccctcctgggcaacggACTCATCATCACAGCCGTAGCCTGTGACCACTGCCTCCatacccccatgtacttcttcctcctcaacctctccatccttgaccttggctccatctccaccactgtccccaaatccatggccaattccctgaGGAACACCAGGTCCATTTCCTATTtgggatgtgctgcccaggtcttcctagttttcttcttgttttcagcagagtattctctcctcactgtcatggcctatgatCGCTATGTTGCCATCTGCCAACCCCTGCACTATGGGATcctcatggacagcagagcttgtgtcagaatggcagcagctgcctgggccagtgggtttctcaatgctctcctgcacactcGAAATGCTTTTTCACTACcgctctgccaaggcaacacagtggaccagttcttctgtgaaatttcccagatcctcaagctctcctgcgcagactcctacctcagggaagttgagCTTCTTGGGATTATTAGCTGTTTAATCTTagggtgtttcattttcattgtgctgtcctacgtgcagatcttcagggctgtgctgaggatcccctctgagcagggccggcacaaagccttttccatgtgcctccctcacctggccgTGGTCTCCCTGTTTCTCAGCACTATCAtgtttgcctacctgaagccacCTTCTATCTCCTCCCCAGTTCTGGATCTGGTGCTGGCTGTTCTGTACgcagtggtgcctccaacagtgaaccctctcatctacagcatgaggaacaaggagctccagcaGGCAGCAAGGAAACTGATCCAGATGGTACTAgttcagcagcaatga